One genomic region from Dehalobacter restrictus DSM 9455 encodes:
- a CDS encoding aminotransferase class IV, translating into MGNQNSKCGSFDKIERIGVFETIKVTADGIVVPGLHWERMSKGGKLLGITIPAYDEWLNEIETYLRETEIEQLPVALRAEIRKDPSLISDQSQNHNHNNQWLFSTRAVSYTREQYEEGVRVLFMPEHRSDPIPLNYIKSADFLDTAAALRAVQGSGAFEGIWLNSRGQIMEGTRSNIFFVKDGHLYTPSLESGCLAGIRRRIVIEKALELTIPFSEGVYYPEDLLNADEVFLTNSLMDVMPVRELEEKVFRLDGTLGRRLSLPI; encoded by the coding sequence ATGGGAAATCAAAACAGTAAATGCGGAAGCTTCGATAAAATCGAGCGTATCGGGGTTTTTGAAACGATAAAGGTTACTGCCGACGGGATCGTCGTACCTGGATTGCATTGGGAGAGGATGAGCAAGGGCGGTAAGCTTCTTGGAATCACCATTCCCGCTTATGATGAATGGCTGAATGAGATCGAGACTTACCTAAGAGAAACAGAAATCGAGCAGCTGCCAGTTGCTTTGAGAGCAGAAATCAGGAAAGATCCGAGTCTGATTTCCGATCAAAGCCAAAATCATAATCATAATAACCAGTGGCTTTTCAGCACTAGAGCAGTCTCCTATACTCGTGAACAATATGAAGAGGGTGTCCGGGTCCTGTTTATGCCGGAGCACCGGTCTGACCCTATACCGCTCAACTACATTAAATCCGCAGATTTTCTGGATACTGCCGCTGCCCTGCGCGCGGTGCAGGGCAGCGGTGCGTTTGAAGGGATCTGGTTGAACAGCAGGGGCCAGATAATGGAGGGGACTAGAAGCAATATTTTCTTTGTAAAGGATGGGCATCTTTATACGCCTTCCCTGGAAAGCGGCTGCCTGGCCGGTATCAGAAGAAGGATCGTGATAGAAAAAGCCCTTGAGCTGACCATACCGTTCAGTGAAGGCGTTTATTATCCTGAAGACTTATTGAATGCTGATGAAGTTTTCCTTACCAATTCCCTGATGGACGTCATGCCGGTAAGAGAACTGGAAGAAAAAGTATTTCGGCTTGATGGAACACTTGGGCGTCGGCTGTCCTTGCCTATTTGA
- the pabB gene encoding aminodeoxychorismate synthase component I, translating into MIFILDNYDSFTYNLYQYFGELGEEVLARRPEECTIAWIQQLEPELIVISPGPCSPNESVFALEVIRHFQGKIPLLGICLGHQAIGQVFEAEVVRAKTPVHGKISSIMHDQSGVFRDIASPFTVTRYHSLALRRNSIPADFIISAETEDGQVMGIRHRYLPIEGVQFHPEAILTENGHQMLRNAVQDARRWLSEHGKSKMIQALKASVIPQTIQKPGIPGSVKTLETPELEISETQETPDEDEIKQNIWQVRPFITDLKPFEMLQVFKNARDPFFLDSGDGYTELGKYSYFGADPFLKISAHRYQYSIAKSCKDEELIAYSAPQYSLTILNDYVLKYQAPSAAPFPFAGGAVGYFSYDLKNEIEELPVRVKDDLGMPLWRLAWYDGIVVYEHATGTYSLTACGMTDQGCCDPSLAQERLDKLEKLLRHYVEEQYLANGSAEHPCTGNELAVFGISFAEVHKAVSQEQYYRDLQRVIDYIYAGDIYQANLAQMFSVRYEGDPWDLYKQLHHKNSAPFAAFLPYPDFQILSSSPERFIKITPDGNIETRPIKGTRPRGKTPEEDQRLADKLVNSEKDRAELTMIIDLERNDLGRICEFGSVLTTELLTLEKYSTVWHLVATVVGKLKKSLKPEELIKAIFPGGSITGAPKIRAMEIIDELEPYNRGIYTGSIGYIGFDGAWDLNIVIRTILLKEKTAYLHAGGGIVADSIPQKEYEETIHKAGRLLEVLGVKLDGKSKQ; encoded by the coding sequence ATGATATTCATCTTGGATAATTATGATTCATTCACATACAATCTGTACCAGTATTTTGGAGAGCTCGGGGAGGAAGTACTCGCTCGGCGTCCTGAGGAGTGTACGATCGCCTGGATCCAGCAGCTGGAACCGGAGCTTATTGTGATTTCTCCGGGTCCCTGCTCACCGAATGAATCGGTCTTTGCGCTGGAAGTCATTCGGCATTTCCAGGGGAAAATTCCGCTGCTGGGCATTTGCCTTGGCCATCAGGCGATCGGGCAGGTTTTTGAGGCTGAGGTTGTCCGGGCCAAGACGCCGGTTCATGGCAAAATATCGAGCATCATGCATGATCAATCCGGCGTATTCCGGGATATTGCCAGCCCCTTTACGGTAACCCGCTACCATTCTCTGGCCCTGCGCAGAAACAGTATACCTGCTGACTTTATTATTTCCGCGGAAACAGAAGACGGTCAGGTGATGGGGATCCGTCACCGCTATTTGCCGATTGAAGGAGTACAGTTCCATCCGGAGGCTATTCTTACAGAAAACGGTCATCAAATGCTGCGGAACGCAGTACAGGATGCCCGCAGGTGGCTTAGTGAACACGGCAAATCAAAGATGATTCAAGCGTTAAAAGCATCTGTAATACCACAAACAATTCAGAAACCAGGAATACCAGGATCAGTAAAGACATTGGAAACACCAGAATTAGAAATATCAGAAACCCAGGAAACGCCTGATGAAGATGAAATCAAGCAGAATATCTGGCAAGTTAGGCCTTTTATCACAGATCTGAAGCCGTTCGAGATGCTTCAGGTGTTTAAAAATGCCAGAGATCCTTTCTTCTTGGACAGTGGGGACGGTTATACCGAACTTGGGAAGTATTCTTATTTTGGGGCGGATCCTTTCTTAAAGATCAGCGCTCATAGATATCAGTATAGCATCGCAAAGAGCTGCAAAGACGAGGAACTGATCGCTTACTCCGCACCGCAGTACAGCCTAACAATTTTGAACGACTATGTCTTGAAATATCAGGCTCCTTCCGCGGCACCTTTTCCGTTTGCCGGAGGGGCTGTCGGATACTTCAGCTACGATCTGAAAAATGAGATTGAAGAATTGCCTGTACGGGTCAAAGATGACCTTGGGATGCCGCTCTGGCGGCTGGCCTGGTATGACGGGATTGTTGTCTACGAACACGCAACGGGAACTTACAGTCTGACGGCCTGCGGCATGACGGATCAGGGCTGCTGCGACCCCTCTCTCGCGCAGGAAAGGCTTGATAAACTGGAGAAGCTCCTCCGGCACTATGTAGAGGAACAATATTTGGCTAATGGTTCAGCAGAGCACCCCTGCACAGGAAATGAATTAGCTGTTTTCGGTATTTCCTTTGCCGAAGTTCATAAAGCTGTCTCCCAGGAACAATATTACAGGGATCTGCAGCGGGTCATTGATTACATTTATGCCGGTGATATCTATCAGGCGAATCTGGCTCAGATGTTCAGTGTCAGGTATGAAGGAGACCCCTGGGATTTGTATAAGCAGCTTCATCACAAGAATTCTGCTCCATTTGCTGCGTTCTTGCCGTATCCCGATTTTCAGATCCTGTCATCCTCTCCGGAACGGTTTATTAAGATTACACCGGACGGAAATATTGAAACGCGCCCAATCAAGGGAACCCGGCCAAGGGGAAAAACGCCGGAGGAAGACCAAAGACTTGCAGACAAGCTGGTTAACAGTGAAAAAGACAGGGCTGAACTTACGATGATCATCGATCTCGAACGCAATGACCTTGGAAGGATCTGTGAGTTTGGATCAGTGCTTACCACAGAACTGCTGACCCTGGAAAAATATTCGACTGTTTGGCACCTCGTTGCCACAGTCGTTGGGAAACTCAAGAAATCCTTAAAACCGGAAGAACTGATCAAAGCCATTTTCCCGGGCGGCTCGATCACCGGTGCGCCCAAAATCAGAGCGATGGAAATCATTGATGAGCTTGAACCGTATAATAGGGGTATTTACACCGGGAGCATCGGCTATATCGGCTTCGATGGGGCCTGGGATTTAAATATTGTGATCCGGACCATTCTGCTGAAAGAGAAAACGGCGTATCTTCATGCCGGGGGAGGGATTGTTGCCGATTCGATCCCCCAAAAAGAATATGAAGAAACAATCCATAAAGCGGGAAGGCTTCTGGAAGTTTTGGGGGTTAAGCTTGATGGGAAATCAAAACAGTAA
- a CDS encoding DNA adenine methylase: MVQFSSPLRYPGGKRKLAGFVKDAVIKNDIQGGTYVEPFAGGASVALYLLFNESVNQIIINDIDRSIYAFWYCVLNNTQELCSRIEQTAITMVEWENQKAVQQEKEQAEFLDLAFSTFFLNRTNRSGIIKGGVIGGKNQTGEWKMDVRFNKDDLIKRIEKIALYRDRISLHCSDSITFIDEILPDIDDHTLIYFDPPYYNQGSALYVNHYTHDNHVELSRYIQRLNCKWMLTYDYTPKIIEMYRDVEKRLLTLSYTASQKVKGSEMLAFSNNFIIPEGKYSAITIE, translated from the coding sequence ATGGTGCAGTTTTCTTCGCCATTGCGCTATCCAGGCGGGAAGCGTAAACTGGCTGGATTTGTGAAAGATGCAGTTATTAAGAATGATATACAGGGCGGGACCTATGTTGAGCCTTTCGCAGGGGGCGCGAGTGTAGCGCTCTATTTGTTGTTTAATGAGTCTGTAAACCAAATCATAATAAATGACATTGACAGATCAATCTATGCATTTTGGTATTGTGTTTTAAACAACACACAGGAATTATGCAGCAGGATTGAACAAACAGCAATAACTATGGTTGAATGGGAAAATCAAAAAGCTGTTCAGCAAGAAAAAGAACAGGCGGAGTTTTTAGATCTAGCCTTTTCGACGTTTTTTTTGAATAGAACGAATAGATCAGGGATTATCAAAGGTGGGGTTATTGGAGGCAAAAACCAAACAGGCGAATGGAAGATGGATGTAAGGTTTAATAAGGACGATCTAATTAAAAGAATCGAAAAAATTGCTTTATATCGTGATAGAATTTCACTTCATTGCTCAGATTCGATTACTTTCATTGATGAGATTTTACCTGACATTGATGACCATACATTAATATATTTTGACCCGCCGTATTACAATCAAGGTTCGGCCTTATATGTAAATCATTATACACATGACAATCATGTTGAATTATCTCGATATATCCAGCGCTTGAACTGCAAATGGATGTTGACATATGACTATACTCCCAAAATTATTGAAATGTACCGTGATGTTGAAAAAAGGTTGCTAACATTAAGCTACACCGCATCTCAGAAAGTAAAAGGCAGTGAAATGCTGGCTTTTAGTAACAATTTTATAATTCCAGAAGGTAAATATTCAGCGATTACGATAGAATAG
- a CDS encoding recombinase family protein has product MNNNIVIEIPSIKKEVLRVAAYCRVSTAYEEQQTSLDSQIRYYTDYINNHEGWVLADIYSEQASGTRFDNRTAFNRMMKDCRAGKIDYIITKSISRFGRNTLPFLRSFNELLGLGITIYFEMERLDSSDWRMRKIITAAAAVAQSESESKSANIKWGIQRSFEKGHVKLNHTNFLGYTKDENGKLVIVEEEAKIVRLIYDLYLKGYGYRKIKSYLEKNDIKTVTGKSEWSTSTIDRILCNEKYIGTILSQKSYVENCLTHKQVKNNGESPMYLMENNHEAIISKEVFEEVQHRKSS; this is encoded by the coding sequence ATGAATAACAATATAGTCATTGAAATACCGTCTATCAAAAAAGAAGTTTTACGTGTCGCCGCTTACTGCAGGGTCAGCACAGCTTATGAAGAACAACAAACCAGTCTGGATTCACAGATTCGATATTATACAGATTACATCAACAATCATGAGGGCTGGGTACTTGCAGATATCTATTCTGAGCAGGCATCAGGTACGCGCTTTGATAACAGAACCGCATTCAACCGTATGATGAAAGACTGCCGCGCCGGAAAAATTGATTATATCATTACCAAGTCTATCAGTCGTTTCGGGCGAAACACTCTTCCCTTTTTACGGAGCTTTAATGAACTCCTTGGTTTAGGTATTACAATTTACTTTGAAATGGAGAGGTTGGATTCGTCTGATTGGCGAATGCGAAAAATCATTACCGCAGCTGCAGCTGTTGCTCAAAGTGAAAGTGAGTCAAAGAGTGCGAATATCAAGTGGGGAATTCAACGCAGCTTTGAAAAAGGGCATGTCAAGCTGAACCATACCAACTTCCTCGGTTACACAAAAGATGAGAATGGCAAATTGGTTATCGTTGAAGAAGAAGCCAAAATAGTCCGGCTCATTTATGATTTATACCTGAAAGGCTATGGCTACCGCAAGATTAAATCTTACCTTGAAAAGAATGACATAAAAACGGTAACGGGAAAGTCTGAATGGAGCACTTCCACCATTGACCGGATCCTTTGCAATGAAAAATATATTGGAACTATATTATCCCAAAAGAGCTATGTTGAAAATTGCCTGACTCACAAACAGGTAAAAAACAACGGTGAGTCGCCTATGTATCTTATGGAGAATAATCACGAAGCGATTATAAGCAAGGAGGTTTTTGAGGAAGTCCAGCATAGAAAATCCTCGTAA
- a CDS encoding ferredoxin reductase family protein, with protein sequence MRKRQGPLFILLTLILTFIFWSVSEPLRNVAPVRQYSEMAASLMLVCFAWVNFISTRHPLLDSLFHGLDKSYLYHKVLSITSVLLIFVHRFTLDAGKGNHYGENRVNLGPGPHGLNGPPPGVENGAELFSGIANLSMLLFIVLILLALFAWKMNYEKWKNIHKLFFIPYMIGIIHYYGSSDYAVTGLSALGLWLNLVNLVGLTSAIYSIGFYERTAFQSRYVVTNIRTVAKNTLEITGKAFKKGIRYKEGQFTFIKFTEEGKKFPSHPFTISQSFRKNEIQFAIKALGDHTSALLESVQEGDTFAVTSPHGRFDYKAGSNRQVWLAGGIGITPFRSFYQSAIPPQYSIDLFYCYNNEAEGPYLDEIKTLAAGSGIRVHLHDLQTKGFLGAEDICEAVPKTETVDVYFCGPEPLRIKLERELKTCGLRIGYFHYESFQFK encoded by the coding sequence ATGCGTAAACGTCAAGGCCCCCTGTTCATTCTGCTTACTTTGATCCTGACCTTTATCTTCTGGTCAGTCAGCGAACCATTAAGGAATGTTGCCCCGGTCAGACAATACTCCGAGATGGCTGCTTCGCTCATGCTAGTTTGCTTTGCCTGGGTCAATTTTATTTCAACACGTCATCCGCTGCTGGACTCCCTGTTCCATGGCCTGGACAAAAGTTACCTTTACCATAAAGTTTTAAGTATCACGAGTGTTCTTTTGATCTTCGTGCATCGATTTACGCTCGACGCAGGTAAGGGTAATCATTATGGGGAGAACAGGGTGAATTTGGGACCGGGTCCACATGGTTTGAATGGTCCGCCACCAGGAGTGGAAAATGGGGCGGAGCTTTTTTCCGGGATCGCCAACCTGAGCATGCTGCTTTTTATCGTCTTAATCTTGCTTGCGCTGTTCGCCTGGAAAATGAATTATGAAAAATGGAAGAATATTCACAAGCTCTTTTTTATTCCTTATATGATCGGAATCATTCATTATTACGGCAGCTCGGACTATGCCGTTACAGGCTTAAGCGCCCTGGGGCTGTGGCTGAATCTGGTTAATCTGGTCGGTCTGACTTCGGCAATCTACAGTATAGGATTTTATGAAAGAACAGCATTTCAATCCCGCTATGTCGTAACGAACATCCGCACGGTCGCCAAAAATACTCTTGAAATTACCGGCAAAGCCTTTAAAAAAGGAATCCGCTATAAGGAAGGACAATTTACTTTTATCAAGTTTACCGAGGAAGGTAAAAAATTTCCTTCTCATCCGTTCACGATAAGCCAGTCTTTCCGAAAGAATGAGATACAGTTTGCGATCAAGGCTTTGGGAGATCACACCTCTGCTTTACTGGAAAGCGTTCAGGAGGGAGATACTTTTGCCGTAACCTCCCCCCACGGCCGCTTCGATTATAAGGCTGGATCAAACCGTCAGGTCTGGCTGGCCGGCGGAATCGGCATTACGCCATTTCGCAGTTTCTACCAGTCTGCGATCCCTCCGCAATATTCCATTGACCTGTTTTACTGTTATAACAATGAAGCCGAAGGACCCTATTTGGATGAAATAAAAACCCTTGCAGCCGGGAGTGGTATTCGCGTGCATTTGCACGATCTCCAGACGAAAGGGTTTCTGGGTGCCGAAGATATTTGCGAAGCGGTACCCAAGACCGAAACTGTTGATGTCTATTTCTGCGGTCCGGAACCGTTGAGGATCAAACTGGAAAGAGAATTAAAGACCTGCGGACTGCGTATCGGATATTTTCACTACGAGTCTTTTCAGTTCAAATAG